A portion of the Rhodococcus pseudokoreensis genome contains these proteins:
- a CDS encoding MFS transporter: MTQSTPGTWASPRHRSAVTWIVAIATIAIIFDGYDLVVYGTILPTLMNDPGQLGEISAQQAGALGSYALIGVMVGALTAGAVGDYLGRRRMMLVNIAWFSVGMGLAALATNVTMFGLLRFFTGIGVGGLVATAGAMVAEFAPPGKRNLYNAIVYSGVPAGGVLASLLAIVLRDTIGWRGLFWIGALPIVILLPLALAKLPESPKWLVARGQEDKARRVSERTGIPMPGAEEIAAERASVEKVGFAALATRRYAWGTALLGLMSFSGLLLTYGLNTWLPKIMEDAGFNAKGSLSFLLVLNGGAILGGLIASKVADGIGPQRVVATTFGLAALALILLTLGFPLPVLLASVAVAGVGTIGTQVLIYGFVSNYYSTSARGAGVAWCAGFGRLGGIFGPLIGGALISAGISSQVAFYVFAGIAVLGGIVTFFVPRQRDTVATTSEESYSTVQVS, encoded by the coding sequence ATGACTCAATCAACCCCCGGCACCTGGGCAAGTCCGAGACACCGCAGCGCCGTCACCTGGATCGTCGCCATCGCCACGATCGCGATCATCTTCGACGGGTACGACCTCGTCGTCTACGGCACCATCCTCCCGACGCTGATGAACGATCCCGGCCAACTCGGCGAGATCTCCGCCCAGCAGGCCGGCGCCCTCGGCTCGTACGCGCTGATCGGCGTCATGGTGGGCGCACTCACCGCAGGCGCGGTGGGCGACTACCTCGGCAGGCGGCGGATGATGCTCGTCAACATCGCATGGTTCTCCGTCGGCATGGGACTCGCCGCGCTGGCCACGAACGTCACCATGTTCGGCCTGCTGCGATTCTTCACCGGCATCGGCGTCGGCGGCCTCGTCGCCACCGCGGGCGCGATGGTGGCGGAATTCGCCCCTCCCGGAAAGCGGAACCTGTACAACGCGATCGTCTACAGCGGCGTCCCCGCAGGCGGAGTGCTCGCCTCCCTCCTCGCGATCGTCCTGCGCGACACGATCGGGTGGCGCGGTCTCTTCTGGATCGGCGCACTGCCCATCGTGATCCTCCTTCCGCTGGCGCTTGCGAAACTGCCGGAGTCGCCGAAGTGGCTCGTCGCCCGCGGGCAGGAGGACAAGGCCCGTCGCGTCTCCGAACGGACGGGTATCCCGATGCCCGGCGCCGAAGAGATCGCCGCGGAGCGGGCGTCGGTGGAGAAAGTCGGCTTCGCGGCACTCGCTACCCGCCGTTACGCCTGGGGCACGGCACTTCTCGGCCTGATGAGCTTCTCCGGACTGCTGCTCACCTACGGGCTCAACACGTGGCTCCCGAAGATCATGGAGGACGCCGGCTTCAACGCGAAGGGGTCGCTGTCGTTCCTGCTCGTCCTCAACGGCGGTGCGATCCTCGGCGGCTTGATCGCCTCGAAGGTCGCCGACGGCATCGGACCGCAACGCGTCGTCGCCACCACGTTCGGTCTCGCCGCGCTGGCCCTGATCCTCCTGACGCTCGGCTTCCCGCTTCCGGTGCTCCTCGCGTCCGTCGCCGTCGCCGGAGTCGGCACCATCGGCACCCAGGTCCTGATCTACGGATTCGTCTCCAACTACTACTCGACGTCCGCGCGCGGCGCCGGCGTGGCCTGGTGCGCCGGATTCGGCCGGTTGGGCGGCATCTTCGGCCCACTGATCGGCGGCGCCCTGATCAGCGCCGGCATCAGCAGCCAGGTGGCGTTCTACGTCTTCGCGGGCATCGCCGTCCTGGGCGGGATCGTGACGTTCTTCGTCCCGCGCCAACGGGATACGGTTGCGACCACCAGCGAGGAGTCCTACTCCACCGTCCAGGTGTCGTGA
- a CDS encoding 1,6-dihydroxycyclohexa-2,4-diene-1-carboxylate dehydrogenase, translated as MSGFVTPHRFDGKVVAVTGAAQGIGLTVATRLAAEGASLILIDRADLVHDVAKGLRENGTEAHSITADLEQFADAEAAIGEARQQHGRLDVLINNVGGTIWAKPYEHYTAEQIQAEVQRSLFPTLWTCRAALPHLIAQQSGTIVNVSSVATRGVNRAPYAASKGGVNALTAALALEAAQYGIRVVATAPGGTEAPARRVPRGPGADTDQEKAWYQQIVDQTVDSSLMKRYGTLDEQAAAIVFLASDEASYITGSVLPVAGGDLG; from the coding sequence ATGAGTGGATTCGTCACTCCGCACCGTTTCGACGGCAAGGTCGTCGCCGTCACCGGCGCAGCGCAGGGCATCGGACTGACGGTCGCGACCCGGCTCGCGGCCGAGGGCGCGTCGCTGATCCTCATCGATCGCGCCGACCTCGTCCACGACGTCGCGAAGGGATTGCGGGAGAACGGCACCGAGGCGCACAGCATCACCGCCGACCTGGAGCAGTTCGCCGACGCCGAGGCGGCGATCGGTGAGGCGCGGCAGCAGCACGGCAGGCTCGACGTGCTGATCAACAACGTCGGCGGCACCATCTGGGCCAAGCCGTACGAGCACTACACTGCCGAGCAGATCCAGGCGGAGGTGCAGCGCTCCCTGTTCCCGACCCTGTGGACGTGCCGCGCCGCCCTCCCCCACCTCATCGCGCAGCAGTCGGGCACCATCGTCAACGTGTCCTCGGTGGCCACCCGGGGCGTCAACCGCGCGCCCTACGCGGCGTCGAAGGGCGGGGTCAACGCGCTCACCGCCGCCCTCGCACTCGAAGCGGCGCAGTACGGAATCCGCGTGGTGGCCACCGCCCCCGGCGGCACCGAGGCGCCCGCACGCCGTGTTCCCCGCGGCCCCGGCGCGGACACCGATCAGGAAAAGGCCTGGTACCAGCAGATCGTCGACCAGACGGTCGACTCGTCCCTGATGAAGCGGTACGGCACGCTCGACGAGCAGGCCGCCGCGATCGTCTTCCTCGCCTCGGACGAGGCCTCCTACATCACCGGCTCGGTCCTGCCCGTCGCCGGTGGCGACCTCGGCTAG
- the benC gene encoding benzoate 1,2-dioxygenase electron transfer component BenC, with amino-acid sequence MTFQVALSFEDGITRFIKCDGDETVADASYRARINIPLDCRDGACGTCKSLCESGTYDGGDYIEEALTDDEAEQGYCLPCQMMPESDLVLQIPTTSDVAKTAAGTFTSTITEIRKFSDTTIGFTIDIANRDDLVFLPGQYVNITVPGTEATRSYSFSTGPTSKELSFLVKITDGGLMSEYLRDRAQVGDTLEFTGPMGSFFLREQKRRALLLAGGTGLAPLLSILDKMRADAADHPVHLIYGVSSDADLVELEKLEDYAKSLPQFTFDYCVSDPASSAPNKGYVTGLFEPAHLNDGDVDVYLCGPPPMVEAVRDHLKSEGVTPANFYFEKFNNAATPSGSEGSAAPAADPGAVAAPTAPEYEIGEEHQPLSESDAQFDARMALELGAMELTIGRMTREQLSEYRILAETSCESIENDHFTDAGAFTDTNASFHEFLFRCTANDVLLEAYNRLEVTQLMTKVLRTADWVDEHIQHDHLDIVAAFEKGDRAAAHDLIVSHSAHAKATMCRAIERSAVA; translated from the coding sequence ATGACTTTCCAAGTTGCACTGAGTTTCGAGGACGGGATCACCCGCTTCATCAAGTGTGACGGCGACGAGACGGTCGCCGACGCGTCCTACCGCGCACGCATCAACATTCCCCTCGACTGCCGGGACGGGGCGTGCGGCACCTGCAAGTCGCTCTGCGAGTCCGGCACGTACGACGGCGGCGACTACATCGAGGAAGCGCTCACCGACGACGAGGCGGAGCAGGGCTACTGCCTCCCGTGCCAGATGATGCCGGAAAGCGATCTGGTGCTGCAGATCCCGACGACGTCGGACGTCGCGAAGACGGCGGCAGGCACGTTCACGTCGACGATCACGGAGATCCGCAAGTTCTCCGACACCACCATCGGGTTCACCATCGACATCGCGAACCGGGACGACCTCGTCTTCCTCCCCGGGCAGTACGTCAACATCACCGTTCCCGGGACGGAGGCGACGCGCTCGTACTCGTTCAGCACCGGACCCACGTCGAAGGAATTGTCGTTCCTGGTCAAGATCACCGACGGCGGCCTGATGTCGGAATACCTCCGTGACCGCGCCCAGGTCGGCGACACTCTCGAGTTCACCGGCCCGATGGGAAGCTTCTTCCTGCGCGAGCAGAAGCGCCGCGCCCTGCTGCTCGCAGGCGGCACCGGGCTGGCCCCGCTGCTGTCGATCCTCGACAAGATGCGCGCCGACGCCGCCGACCACCCCGTGCACCTGATCTACGGTGTGTCGTCCGACGCGGACCTGGTGGAACTGGAGAAGCTCGAGGACTACGCGAAGTCGCTGCCGCAGTTCACGTTCGACTACTGCGTGTCCGACCCGGCGAGCAGTGCCCCCAACAAGGGGTACGTGACCGGCCTGTTCGAACCCGCGCACCTGAACGACGGCGACGTGGACGTGTACCTGTGCGGCCCGCCTCCGATGGTCGAGGCGGTGCGCGACCACCTGAAGTCGGAGGGCGTCACGCCGGCGAACTTCTACTTCGAGAAGTTCAACAACGCGGCCACGCCGAGTGGGTCCGAAGGATCCGCAGCACCGGCGGCCGACCCGGGCGCGGTCGCGGCCCCGACTGCGCCCGAGTACGAGATCGGCGAGGAGCACCAGCCGCTGTCCGAGTCGGACGCGCAGTTCGACGCCCGCATGGCCCTCGAACTGGGTGCGATGGAACTGACCATCGGCCGGATGACGCGGGAACAGCTGTCCGAGTACCGGATCCTCGCCGAGACCTCCTGCGAATCGATCGAGAACGACCACTTCACGGACGCGGGCGCGTTCACCGACACCAACGCCTCGTTCCACGAGTTCCTGTTCCGGTGCACCGCCAACGACGTGCTGCTGGAGGCGTACAACCGCCTCGAGGTCACGCAGCTGATGACCAAGGTGCTCCGCACCGCGGACTGGGTGGACGAGCACATCCAGCACGACCACCTCGACATCGTCGCCGCGTTCGAGAAGGGCGACCGCGCTGCCGCCCACGACCTGATCGTCAGCCACAGCGCGCACGCGAAGGCCACCATGTGCCGCGCCATCGAGAGGAGTGCCGTCGCATGA
- a CDS encoding 2-oxoacid:ferredoxin oxidoreductase subunit beta codes for MISRVGADLGLSATAHVPRTDEPQKAKDFTSDQEVRWCPGCGDYVILATIRSFLPELGLRRENLMFVSGIGCSSRFPYYLDTYGLHSIHGRAPAIATGLAVTRPDLSVWVVTGDGDALSIGGNHLIHALRRNVNLTILLFNNRIYGLTKGQYSPTSEVGKVTKSTPLGSVDHPFNTLSLALGAEASFAARAMDSDRKGLTEVLRQAAAHRGTSFVEIYQDCPIFNDGSFDVLRKDGSEQRLIPLTHGEPIVFGGSGEYCVVRSGFGLKVVATADVDRDEIVVHDAHTDDPDYAYALSRLSDQDLTHTVTGVFRSVARDTYDDMVRLQNEIARETDPVDDGSLQRLLTGHDTWTVE; via the coding sequence ATGATCAGTCGTGTCGGTGCGGATCTGGGACTGAGTGCCACGGCGCACGTGCCCCGGACCGACGAACCGCAGAAGGCGAAGGACTTCACGTCGGACCAGGAGGTCCGCTGGTGTCCGGGGTGCGGAGACTACGTCATTCTCGCGACGATCCGAAGTTTTCTGCCCGAGTTGGGACTTCGACGCGAGAACCTGATGTTCGTCTCCGGCATCGGATGCTCGAGCCGGTTCCCGTACTACCTGGACACGTACGGTCTGCACTCGATCCACGGCCGCGCGCCCGCCATCGCGACCGGGCTCGCGGTGACGCGTCCGGACCTGTCGGTGTGGGTGGTGACCGGCGACGGCGACGCACTGTCGATCGGCGGCAACCACCTCATCCACGCCCTGCGCCGGAACGTCAACCTGACGATCCTGTTGTTCAACAACAGGATCTACGGGCTGACGAAGGGCCAGTACTCCCCGACGTCGGAGGTCGGGAAGGTCACCAAGTCGACGCCGCTGGGGTCGGTGGACCACCCGTTCAACACGCTGTCCCTCGCGCTGGGCGCCGAGGCGTCGTTCGCGGCCCGCGCGATGGACTCGGACCGCAAGGGGCTGACGGAGGTGCTGCGGCAGGCGGCGGCCCACCGCGGCACGTCCTTCGTGGAGATCTACCAGGACTGCCCGATCTTCAACGACGGCTCGTTCGACGTCCTCCGCAAGGACGGTTCGGAGCAGCGCCTGATCCCGCTGACCCACGGCGAGCCGATCGTGTTCGGCGGTTCAGGCGAATACTGCGTCGTCCGATCGGGTTTCGGTCTGAAGGTCGTCGCGACCGCCGACGTCGACCGGGACGAGATCGTGGTGCACGACGCCCACACCGACGATCCCGACTACGCCTACGCTCTGTCGAGGCTGTCCGACCAGGACCTCACCCATACCGTGACGGGTGTGTTCCGCAGCGTCGCGCGGGACACGTACGACGACATGGTGCGCCTGCAGAACGAGATCGCCCGGGAGACGGATCCCGTCGACGACGGTTCGCTGCAGCGGTTGTTGACCGGTCACGACACCTGGACGGTGGAGTAG
- a CDS encoding 2-oxoacid:acceptor oxidoreductase subunit alpha, which yields MTEANSTKLERVAIRFAGDSGDGMQLTGDRFTSEAAAFGNDLATQPNFPAEIRAPQGTLPGVSSFQIQIADYDILTAGDRPDVLVAMNPAALKANVADLPRGGMIIVNTDEFTKRNLAKVGYATSPLDDDSLDDYVVHPVAMSTLTSGAVEPAGLSRKDGERAKNMFALGLLSWMYNRPTHGIERFLQVKFAEKPQIAEGNLLAFKAGWNYGETTESFATTYEVSAATLPPATYRQVTGNTALAYGVVTAGRLASRDVFLGTYPITPASDILHELSKHRNLGVTTFQAEDEIAGIGAALGASIGGALGVTSTSGPGLALKSEAIGLAVMTEVPLLVIDVQRGGPSTGLPTKTEQSDLLQAMYGRNGESPVAVIAPCSPADCFDAAVEAARVAFTYRTPVLLLSDGAIANGSEPWAVPDVSALDRIDPGVETAPPADGEFAPYVRDRETLARAMAIPGTPGLEHRIGGLEKADGSGDISYDPANHDLMVRLRQAKIDGITVPDAVVDDPSGEADLLLVGWGSSYGPIGEACRRARREGKKVAHVHVRNLNPLPANLGAVLRSYGTVVAPEMNLGQLAMILRSRFLVDVQSVTKVKGLAFLGDELHEVIDSALAGTLREHELAKTSDALASATYRSTGPRQEESA from the coding sequence ATGACGGAGGCGAACTCCACGAAGCTGGAGCGGGTGGCGATCCGCTTTGCCGGCGACTCGGGCGACGGTATGCAGTTGACCGGCGACCGGTTCACGTCGGAGGCGGCGGCGTTCGGCAACGACCTCGCCACCCAGCCCAACTTCCCCGCCGAGATCCGGGCGCCGCAGGGCACCCTGCCCGGGGTGTCGTCGTTTCAGATCCAGATCGCGGACTACGACATTCTCACGGCCGGCGACCGCCCGGACGTCCTGGTCGCGATGAACCCGGCGGCGTTGAAGGCGAACGTGGCCGATCTGCCGCGCGGCGGCATGATCATCGTGAACACCGACGAGTTCACCAAGCGGAATCTCGCGAAGGTCGGGTACGCCACGAGCCCGCTCGACGACGACTCCCTCGACGATTACGTGGTGCATCCGGTGGCGATGTCGACGCTGACGTCGGGCGCGGTGGAACCCGCCGGACTGAGCCGGAAGGACGGCGAGCGGGCGAAGAACATGTTCGCGCTCGGGCTGCTGTCCTGGATGTACAACCGCCCCACCCACGGCATCGAGCGGTTCCTGCAGGTCAAGTTCGCGGAAAAGCCGCAGATCGCGGAGGGCAACCTGCTCGCGTTCAAGGCCGGGTGGAACTACGGGGAGACGACGGAGAGTTTCGCGACGACGTACGAGGTGTCGGCGGCGACGCTCCCCCCGGCCACGTACCGCCAGGTCACCGGGAACACGGCACTGGCCTACGGGGTGGTGACCGCGGGGCGGCTGGCGTCGCGGGACGTCTTCCTCGGCACCTATCCGATCACCCCGGCGTCGGACATCCTGCACGAGCTGAGCAAGCACCGGAACCTCGGTGTCACCACGTTCCAGGCGGAGGACGAGATCGCCGGGATCGGCGCGGCGCTGGGCGCGTCGATCGGCGGTGCGCTCGGGGTCACGAGCACGTCCGGGCCCGGGCTGGCGCTGAAGAGCGAAGCGATCGGGCTGGCGGTGATGACGGAGGTTCCGCTGCTCGTCATCGACGTCCAGCGCGGCGGTCCGTCCACCGGTCTTCCGACGAAGACCGAGCAGTCGGACCTGTTGCAGGCGATGTACGGACGCAACGGCGAATCGCCGGTCGCCGTGATCGCACCGTGCTCACCCGCAGACTGTTTCGACGCGGCGGTCGAGGCGGCCCGGGTCGCGTTCACGTACCGCACTCCGGTGCTTCTGCTGTCGGACGGTGCGATCGCGAACGGCAGCGAACCGTGGGCCGTCCCGGACGTGTCCGCACTGGACCGGATCGACCCCGGCGTCGAGACGGCGCCACCGGCGGACGGCGAGTTCGCACCGTACGTCCGCGACCGGGAGACGCTGGCGCGTGCCATGGCGATACCGGGAACTCCCGGGCTCGAACACCGCATCGGCGGTCTCGAGAAGGCCGACGGCAGCGGCGACATCTCCTACGATCCCGCCAACCACGACCTGATGGTCCGGTTGCGCCAGGCCAAGATCGACGGAATCACCGTTCCCGACGCCGTCGTCGACGACCCATCGGGGGAGGCCGACCTGCTGCTCGTCGGGTGGGGGAGTTCGTACGGGCCGATCGGCGAGGCGTGCAGGCGTGCTCGCCGTGAGGGCAAGAAGGTGGCCCACGTTCACGTGCGCAACCTGAACCCGCTGCCCGCGAACCTCGGTGCGGTGCTTCGCAGTTACGGGACCGTCGTCGCCCCGGAGATGAATCTGGGACAACTCGCGATGATCCTCCGCTCGCGGTTCCTCGTCGACGTGCAGTCGGTGACCAAGGTGAAGGGCCTCGCGTTCCTCGGCGACGAACTGCACGAGGTGATCGATTCCGCGCTGGCCGGGACGCTGCGGGAGCACGAACTCGCGAAGACCTCCGACGCGCTCGCGTCGGCGACCTATAGATCGACCGGACCCCGGCAGGAGGAGTCGGCGTGA
- the benB gene encoding benzoate 1,2-dioxygenase small subunit: MTAVAESTVTQHDIEQFLYREARYLDDREFEKWIECYHPDSEFWMPAWADDGELTTDPMTEISLIYYANRGGIEDRVFRIKTDRSSATSLPEPRTGHNISNVEVVERRGDVVDVRFNWFTLYFRYNTVDTYFGNSFYTIDFSGEQPLIMKKKVVLKNDYIHHVVDIYHI; encoded by the coding sequence ATGACTGCAGTAGCCGAAAGCACCGTCACCCAGCACGACATCGAGCAGTTCCTCTACCGTGAGGCCCGCTACCTCGACGACCGCGAGTTCGAGAAGTGGATCGAGTGCTATCACCCCGACTCCGAGTTCTGGATGCCGGCGTGGGCCGACGACGGTGAACTGACCACCGACCCGATGACCGAGATCTCCCTGATCTACTACGCCAACCGCGGCGGCATCGAGGACCGGGTGTTCCGCATCAAGACCGACCGGTCGAGCGCGACGAGCCTTCCGGAACCGCGCACCGGGCACAACATCTCCAACGTCGAGGTGGTCGAGCGCCGCGGCGACGTCGTGGATGTCCGGTTCAACTGGTTCACCCTGTACTTCCGGTACAACACGGTCGACACGTATTTCGGGAATTCGTTCTACACGATCGACTTTTCCGGTGAGCAGCCTCTGATCATGAAGAAGAAGGTCGTGCTCAAGAACGACTACATCCACCACGTGGTCGACATCTATCACATCTGA
- a CDS encoding 2Fe-2S iron-sulfur cluster-binding protein has protein sequence MTFTVSVGTDSVDCRPDQPILDAFLRGSVWMPNSCNQGTCGTCKLRVVSGSVDHGPSPKNTLSPAEREQGFALACQATPCSDTVVERLDAAPAGDVHALRDLVGTVSAIEDVARDTRRVLVTLDSPLEFSAGQYVELRVPGTGHGRQYSMANTPGESKQLEFHIRRQPGGLATDGWVFGSMSVGERVDMVGPLGDFRLDPEEAGPMILLGGGTGLAPLKSIARQALTTQPDRAVHLYHGVRGEADLYDVDLLREWERAHSGFRYVPCLSDETWSGRSGYVTDAFVADFDTCRGHSGYLCGPPAMVDAGIKAFKRRRMAPRRIFREKFTPAG, from the coding sequence GTGACCTTCACCGTCTCGGTCGGCACCGACAGCGTGGACTGCCGCCCCGACCAGCCGATACTGGACGCGTTCCTGCGGGGCAGCGTGTGGATGCCGAATTCGTGTAATCAGGGCACATGCGGGACGTGCAAGCTGCGGGTGGTGTCGGGGTCCGTCGACCACGGACCGTCGCCGAAGAACACCCTGTCCCCGGCCGAGCGCGAACAGGGGTTCGCGCTGGCCTGCCAGGCGACCCCGTGCAGCGACACGGTGGTCGAACGCCTGGACGCGGCTCCCGCGGGCGACGTCCACGCATTGCGGGACCTCGTCGGCACCGTGAGCGCGATCGAGGACGTCGCCCGCGACACGAGGCGCGTTCTCGTCACGCTCGACAGCCCGCTCGAATTCTCCGCGGGGCAGTACGTCGAACTGCGGGTCCCCGGCACCGGCCACGGTCGCCAGTACTCGATGGCGAACACGCCGGGCGAGTCGAAACAGCTCGAGTTCCACATCCGTAGGCAACCGGGCGGACTGGCGACGGACGGCTGGGTGTTCGGCTCGATGTCCGTCGGGGAGCGAGTGGACATGGTTGGCCCGCTCGGCGACTTCCGGCTCGACCCGGAGGAAGCCGGTCCGATGATCCTGCTCGGCGGCGGAACCGGTCTCGCCCCGCTGAAATCGATAGCTCGCCAGGCACTGACGACGCAACCGGACCGGGCGGTCCACCTGTATCACGGGGTGCGCGGGGAAGCCGACCTGTACGACGTGGACCTGCTGCGGGAATGGGAACGGGCCCACTCGGGGTTCCGATACGTTCCGTGTCTGAGCGACGAGACGTGGTCCGGGCGGTCCGGGTACGTCACCGATGCGTTCGTGGCGGACTTCGACACCTGCCGCGGCCACTCCGGGTACCTGTGCGGGCCACCCGCGATGGTCGACGCCGGGATCAAGGCGTTCAAACGCCGGCGGATGGCTCCGCGGCGCATCTTCCGGGAGAAGTTCACCCCCGCCGGCTGA
- the benA gene encoding benzoate 1,2-dioxygenase large subunit: MTETLYSAPSEDVRAKLADALIEDPETGRYQVRRSVFTDEDLFELEMKHIFEGNWIYLAHESQIPNVGDYFTTYMGRQPVVISRNKEGELNALVNACSHRGAMLCRRKTDNRTTFTCPFHGWTFNNSGKLLKVKDPREAGYPEQFNKDGSHDLTKVARFENYRGFLFGSLNADVPPLEEHLGDTTKIIDMIVDQSPDGLEVLRGASTYTYDGNWKLQTENGADGYHVSATHWNYAATTSRRESGESTNATKAMDAGKWSKQQGGYYSFDNGHLLLWTKWADPANRPLNERRDELVAEYGEDRADWMIGVSRNLCLYPNVYLMDQFGSQIRHFRPISVDKTEVTIYCIAPKGESRTARAARIRQYEDFFNATGMATPDDLEEFRSCQKTYQAGAAPFNDLSRGVTHQLQGPDEDAKKIGINPISSGVKTEDEGLYPIQHGYWVQALTKALDADVAANNR; the protein is encoded by the coding sequence ATGACTGAAACCCTGTACTCAGCGCCGTCCGAGGACGTGCGCGCCAAGCTGGCCGACGCGCTCATCGAAGACCCGGAAACCGGCCGCTACCAGGTGCGACGCAGCGTCTTCACCGACGAGGACCTGTTCGAACTGGAGATGAAGCACATCTTCGAGGGCAACTGGATCTACCTGGCCCACGAGAGCCAGATCCCGAACGTCGGCGACTACTTCACCACGTACATGGGCCGCCAGCCGGTCGTGATCTCCCGCAACAAGGAGGGCGAACTCAACGCCCTGGTGAACGCGTGCAGCCACCGCGGTGCCATGCTCTGCCGGCGCAAGACGGACAACCGGACCACGTTCACCTGCCCGTTCCACGGCTGGACGTTCAACAACTCCGGCAAGCTGCTCAAGGTCAAGGACCCCCGCGAGGCCGGCTACCCGGAGCAGTTCAACAAGGACGGCTCCCACGACCTCACCAAGGTCGCTCGGTTCGAGAACTACCGCGGATTCCTGTTCGGCAGCCTCAACGCCGACGTCCCGCCGCTCGAGGAACACCTCGGGGACACCACGAAGATCATCGACATGATCGTCGACCAGTCGCCCGACGGACTCGAGGTGCTGCGCGGTGCGTCCACCTACACCTACGACGGCAACTGGAAGCTGCAGACCGAGAACGGCGCCGACGGCTACCACGTGTCCGCCACGCACTGGAACTACGCGGCGACCACGTCGAGGCGCGAGTCCGGTGAGTCCACCAACGCCACGAAGGCGATGGACGCCGGCAAGTGGTCGAAGCAGCAGGGCGGCTACTACTCGTTCGACAACGGCCACCTGCTGCTGTGGACCAAGTGGGCCGACCCCGCCAACCGCCCCCTCAACGAGCGCCGCGACGAACTGGTCGCCGAGTACGGCGAGGACCGCGCCGACTGGATGATCGGGGTGTCCCGCAACCTGTGCCTGTACCCGAACGTGTACCTGATGGACCAGTTCGGTTCGCAGATCCGGCACTTCCGCCCGATCTCCGTCGACAAGACCGAGGTCACCATCTACTGCATCGCCCCGAAGGGTGAGAGCCGGACGGCCCGCGCCGCCCGCATCCGCCAGTACGAGGACTTCTTCAACGCCACCGGTATGGCCACCCCGGACGATCTCGAGGAGTTCCGCTCCTGCCAGAAGACGTACCAGGCCGGGGCCGCACCGTTCAACGACCTCAGCCGCGGTGTCACCCACCAACTCCAGGGGCCCGACGAGGACGCCAAGAAGATCGGCATCAACCCGATCTCCAGTGGCGTGAAGACCGAGGACGAGGGCCTCTACCCGATCCAGCACGGCTACTGGGTGCAGGCGCTCACCAAGGCGCTCGACGCCGACGTTGCCGCGAACAACCGCTGA